In a genomic window of Pelecanus crispus isolate bPelCri1 chromosome 1, bPelCri1.pri, whole genome shotgun sequence:
- the MRPL30 gene encoding large ribosomal subunit protein uL30m, translating into MAAAAAGRGGLGHAAAWKMLGKRMEGMVSAAWVRCLFTRSRIPDSVFQPRPGDHEKYGGDPEQPHKIHVITRIKSVVGRPYWEKKIVHDLGLDKAHQPRLHKNIPSVNSKLKVIKHLIRIQPLKLPYGLPTEEEMSDTFLTSKGELVIKQRLKPVEQKEIKS; encoded by the exons atggcggcagcggcggcgggccgAGGCGGCCTGGGGCACGCAGCCGCTTGGAAG ATGCTGGGGAagaggatggaggggatggtGTCCGCGGCGTGGGTTCGTTGTCTCTTCACCAGGTCGAGAATTCCAGACTCG GTTTTTCAGCCACGGCCTGGAGATCATGAAAAGTATGGAGGTGACCCTGAGCAGCCCCACAAAATCCATGTTATTACTAGAATAAAAAGTGTGGTTGGTCGCCCATATTGGGAAAAGAAGATAGTACATGATCTTGGACTGGATAAA GCACATCAGCCAAGACTGCACAAAAATATCCCTTCTGTGAATTCAAAACTGAAAGTTATTAAACATCTGATAAG AATACAGCCACTGAAACTACCTTATGGATTGCcaacagaagaggaaatgtCGGACACCTTTCTTACGAGCAAGGGAGAGCTTGTCATTAAACAGCGTCTAAAACCTGtggagcagaaagaaattaagtcaTAA
- the LOC104023950 gene encoding lysozyme g translates to MSGCSERYGNILNVDTTGASEATAKPEGLSYAGVPASEKIAEGDLKNMEKYRAKITKVGNSKCVDPAVIAGIISRESHAGTVLDGGWGDHGNAFGLMQVDKRYHKIVGSWDSEEHLAQGTEILCGMIKEIQQKFPTWTKEQQLKGGISAYNAGPGNVHTYDGVDIGTTHKDYANDVVARAKFYKRNGY, encoded by the exons ATGTCAG GCTGTTCGGAGCGTTATGGGAATATCCTGAACGTTGACACAACTGGAGCTTCGGAGGCAACCGCGAAACCGGAAGGTCTGAGCTATGCAG GAGTTCCTGCCTCAGAGAAGATTGCAGAAGGAGATTTGAAGAACATGGAGAAATACCGAGCCAAGATTACAAAAGTTGGCAACAGCAAGTGTGTTGATCCAGCTGTGATTGCTGGTATTATCTCTCGAGAGTCGCATGCTGGGACAGTGCTGGACGGCGGCTGGGGTGACCACGGGAATGCATTTGGTTTAATGCAG GTTGACAAACGGTACCATAAGATTGTCGGGTCATGGGACAGTGAAGAGCACTTAGCACAAGGCACAGAGATTTTATGTGGGATGATAAAGGAAATCCAGCAGAAATTCCCAACATGGACAAAGGAACAGCAGCTCAAAG GTGGGATTTCAGCCTATAATGCGGGGCCTGGAAACGTCCACACCTATGACGGAGTAGATATTGGCACAACCCACAAGGACTACGCCAATGATGTGGTTGCAAGAGCCAAGTTTTATAAGAGAAATGGATACTAA